In a genomic window of Raphanus sativus cultivar WK10039 unplaced genomic scaffold, ASM80110v3 Scaffold0128, whole genome shotgun sequence:
- the LOC108859792 gene encoding WUSCHEL-related homeobox 1 isoform X2, protein MWMMGYNEGGADSFNGGRKLRPLIPRLSSCPTAAANTNADHRFNMVVTTMTAEQNKRELMMLNSEPPPVMVSSRWNPTPDQLRALEELYQQGTRTPSADHIQQITSQLRRYGKIEGKNVFYWFQNHKARERQKRRRQMENGHDESVFTTTSLVSNQGFDKKDSKGYKVEQTKNWICSVGCDTQPEKNHHHEEEPDSIAMVATKRNGRHGGDEIQSFPRRNAMWQMMQLPPGLYPSSQHHHQLNLTTTVSSNMSTRNSTVSAAKDTVTFSPLFLRSRAARNTETCDDNKDQEQHEDCLNGELDHQEQTLELFPLRKEGFCSNGGDGGKEKEGGIHCFYEFLPLKN, encoded by the exons ATGTGGATGATGGGTTACAATGAAGGAGGTGCAGATTCCTTCAACGGAGGAAGAAAGCTTCGTCCTCTCATCCCACGCCTCTCTTCTTGCCCCACGGCCGCCGCAAACACCAACGCCGACCACCGCTTTAATATGG TGGTGACGACAATGACGGCGGAGCAGAACAAGAGGGAGCTGATGATGCTAAACTCAGAGCCTCCACCAGTAATGGTGAGCTCACGGTGGAATCCGACACCTGATCAGTTAAGGGCTCTTGAAGAACTTTACCAACAAGGTACAAGAACTCCTTCGGCCGACCATATCCAACAAATCACCTCGCAGTTACGACGGTACGGGAAGATCGAAGGCAAAAACGTTTTCTATTGGTTCCAAAACCACAAAGCCCGCGAACGCCAGAAGCGTCGACGACAGATGGAAAATGGCCACGATGAATCAGTCTTTACGACAACGAGTCTTGTCTCAAACCAAGGATTCGACAAGAAAGATTCAAAAG GTTACAAGGTTGAACAGACCAAGAACTGGATATGTTCGGTCGGATGCGACACACAACCAGAg AAAAACCATCATCATGAGGAAGAGCCTGACTCGATAGCGATGGTAGCAACGAAACGCAATGGTCGTCATGGAGGAGACGAAATACAGAGCTTTCCTAGGAGAAACGCCATGTGGCAGATGATGCAGCTGCCACCTGGACTCTACCCTTCTTCacaacatcatcatcaactCAATCTCACCACTACAGTTTCGTCAAACATGTCCACTAGAAACAGTACTGTTTCTGCTGCTAAAGATACGGTCACATTTTCACCTTTATTTCTGAGGTCAAGAGCAGCAAGGAACACAGAGACTTGTGATGATAATAAAGATCAAGAACAACATGAAGATTGCTTGAACGGTGAACTGGATCATCAAGAGCAGACACTAGAGCTGTTTCCATTGAGAAAAGAAGGGTTTTGTAGCAATGGTGGCGATGGTGGGAAAGAGAAAGAGGGTGGCATTCACTGCTTCTATGAGTTTCTTCCATTGAAGAACTAG
- the LOC108859792 gene encoding WUSCHEL-related homeobox 1 isoform X1 encodes MWMMGYNEGGADSFNGGRKLRPLIPRLSSCPTAAANTNADHRFNMAVVTTMTAEQNKRELMMLNSEPPPVMVSSRWNPTPDQLRALEELYQQGTRTPSADHIQQITSQLRRYGKIEGKNVFYWFQNHKARERQKRRRQMENGHDESVFTTTSLVSNQGFDKKDSKGYKVEQTKNWICSVGCDTQPEKNHHHEEEPDSIAMVATKRNGRHGGDEIQSFPRRNAMWQMMQLPPGLYPSSQHHHQLNLTTTVSSNMSTRNSTVSAAKDTVTFSPLFLRSRAARNTETCDDNKDQEQHEDCLNGELDHQEQTLELFPLRKEGFCSNGGDGGKEKEGGIHCFYEFLPLKN; translated from the exons ATGTGGATGATGGGTTACAATGAAGGAGGTGCAGATTCCTTCAACGGAGGAAGAAAGCTTCGTCCTCTCATCCCACGCCTCTCTTCTTGCCCCACGGCCGCCGCAAACACCAACGCCGACCACCGCTTTAATATGG CAGTGGTGACGACAATGACGGCGGAGCAGAACAAGAGGGAGCTGATGATGCTAAACTCAGAGCCTCCACCAGTAATGGTGAGCTCACGGTGGAATCCGACACCTGATCAGTTAAGGGCTCTTGAAGAACTTTACCAACAAGGTACAAGAACTCCTTCGGCCGACCATATCCAACAAATCACCTCGCAGTTACGACGGTACGGGAAGATCGAAGGCAAAAACGTTTTCTATTGGTTCCAAAACCACAAAGCCCGCGAACGCCAGAAGCGTCGACGACAGATGGAAAATGGCCACGATGAATCAGTCTTTACGACAACGAGTCTTGTCTCAAACCAAGGATTCGACAAGAAAGATTCAAAAG GTTACAAGGTTGAACAGACCAAGAACTGGATATGTTCGGTCGGATGCGACACACAACCAGAg AAAAACCATCATCATGAGGAAGAGCCTGACTCGATAGCGATGGTAGCAACGAAACGCAATGGTCGTCATGGAGGAGACGAAATACAGAGCTTTCCTAGGAGAAACGCCATGTGGCAGATGATGCAGCTGCCACCTGGACTCTACCCTTCTTCacaacatcatcatcaactCAATCTCACCACTACAGTTTCGTCAAACATGTCCACTAGAAACAGTACTGTTTCTGCTGCTAAAGATACGGTCACATTTTCACCTTTATTTCTGAGGTCAAGAGCAGCAAGGAACACAGAGACTTGTGATGATAATAAAGATCAAGAACAACATGAAGATTGCTTGAACGGTGAACTGGATCATCAAGAGCAGACACTAGAGCTGTTTCCATTGAGAAAAGAAGGGTTTTGTAGCAATGGTGGCGATGGTGGGAAAGAGAAAGAGGGTGGCATTCACTGCTTCTATGAGTTTCTTCCATTGAAGAACTAG
- the LOC108856193 gene encoding protein C2-DOMAIN ABA-RELATED 4, translated as MTTTGPARTSSLMDDLLGLLRIRVKRGVNLAVRDINSSDPYVVVKMGKQRLKTRVINKDVNPEWNEDLTLSVTDPSITVLLTVYDYDVFSKDDKMGDAEFEIKPYIDALRMQLDGLPSGTIVTTVQPSRRNCLAEESKVTWIDGKLVQDLVLRLRHVECGEVEAQLQWIDLPGSKGL; from the exons atgacaACGACAGGTCCGGCAAGGACAAGCTCACTAATGGACGATCTCTTGGGACTCCTTAGAATCCGCGTCAAACGTGGCGTCAATCTCGCCGTCCGTGACATCAATAGCAGTGATCCTTACGTCGTTGTCAAAATGGGCAAACAG AGATTGAAGACTCGTGTCATTAACAAAGACGTGAATCCAGAATGGAATGAAGATCTTACTCTCTCCGTCACAGACCCCAGCATTACCGTCCtcttg ACGGTGTACGACTACGACGTGTTTAGCAAGGACGACAAGATGGGTGATGCAGAGTTCGAGATAAAGCCCTATATTGACGCTTTAAGGATGCAACTTGACGGACTTCCTAGTGGAACCATTGTCACCACGGTTCAGCCAAGTCGTCGCAACTGTCTAGCCGAGGAGTCTAAAGTCACTTGGATCGACGGTAAGCTCGTCCAGGATCTCGTTCTCAGATTAAGACACGTCGAATGTGGAGAGGTCGAGGCTCAGCTTCAGTGGATTGACCTCCCTGGCTCCAAGGGTCTATGA
- the LOC130501216 gene encoding outer envelope protein 64, chloroplastic-like, which yields MASQASNLWVLLGLGIAGILLAAKKLKKTIREDFGAFIDKLLLLPPPPPAPPKAPHPLTGLSFAISDLFDVTGYVSGFGHPDWVRTHEPASSTSPVVSTLVDGGATCVGKTVVDELAFSISGETKHYESPTNPAAHDRIPGGSCSGAAVAVATNAVDFALGFDTVGGVRVPAGYCGVLGFKSSHGAISNTGIIPVSPSLDSVGWFARDPNTLRRVGRVLLHLPVATQRNPRQIILADDYFQLLKIPVDRITQVVIKSAEKLFGRQLLKHQNLENYFESKLPSLKEFARTKAITSTKVPTSRLLANVMQLLQRHEFLQTHGDWINTVKPAIDPLISSQLSENLELTNEEIENLNAIRNQTRAAINSLLKDDGILVIPTMPTLPPKLGSKEIVSEDYQNRASSLLSIASISGCCQVTVPLGHHEKCPVSVSFIARHGGDRFLLDTVQTMYASLQENSSVIAGPKSSKKTISPEESAEIAKEKGNQAFKEKQWQKAIGLYSEAIKLNDSNGTYYNNRAAAYLEIGSFLQAEEDCTRAITLDKKNVKAYLRRGTAREMLGAYKEAMDDFRHALVLEPNNKRASLSAERLRKLFQ from the exons ATGGCGTCTCAAGCTTCGAATCTGTGGGTGCTTCTAGGTCTAGGCATCGCGGGGATTCTCTTAGCTGCTAAGAAGCTGAAGAAAACCATCCGAGAAGACTTCGGCGCCTTCATCGATAAGCTCTTGCTCCTCCCTCCGCCGCCGCCTGCTCCTCCCAAAGCACCTCACCCTCTCACCGGTCTCTCCTTCGCCATCTCCGACCT ATTCGATGTTACAGGCTACGTGAGTGGCTTTGGTCATCCAGACTGGGTCAGGACGCATGAACCTGCTTCTTCGACGTCTCCTGTGGTTTCAACTCTCGTTGATGGTGGAGCCACTTGTGTTGGCAAAACTGTTGTTGATGAGCTTGCCTTCAG taTCAGTGGAGAAACCAAGCATTACGAGTCTCCCACAAATCCTGCTGCTCATGATCGTATTCCTGGTGGCTCTTGCAGTGGAGCTGCTGTTGCCGTTGCAACTAACGCTGTCGATTTTGCATTAG GCTTCGATACAGTTGGAGGTGTAAGAGTACCTGCTGGATACTGTGGCGTTCTTGGATTCAAATCTTCCCACGGGGCTATTTCAAACACAGGGATCATACCAGTATCTCCTAGTCTTGACTCTGTTG GATGGTTTGCTCGCGATCCAAACACCCTACGTCGCGTTGGCCGTGTACTCTTGCACCTTCCAGTTGCTACACAACGGAATCCAAGGCAAATCATACTAGCTGATGACTATTTTCAACTGTTAAAGATTCCTGTGGACCGGATTACACAGGTGGTGATCAAATCAGCTGAAAAGCTTTTCGGAA gaCAATTGCTGAAGCATCAGAATCTGGAGAACTATTTCGAATCTAAACTTCCTAGCTTGAAAGAGTTCGCTAGAACAAAAGCCATCACTAGCACGAAGGTCCCTACATCGAGACTACTGGCAAATGTGATGCAACTTCTTCAAAG GCACGAGTTTCTTCAAACCCATGGGGATTGGATTAACACAGTGAAGCCAGCGATTGATCCTCTGATTTCTTCACAACTGAGTGAGAACCTGGAGCTAACTAATGAAGAGATTGAGAATCTGAATGCAATCAGAAACCAGACGCGAGCTGCTATTAATTCACTTCTCAAG GATGATGGCATTCTGGTTATCCCAACAATGCCAACTCTTCCTCCAAAACTTGGTAGCAAAGAGATAGTCTCTGAAGACTATCAAAACCGAGCTTCCAGTCTACTTAGCATTGCCAGCATATCGGGTTGTTGTCAG GTGACTGTGCCGCTGGGACATCACGAGAAGTGCCCTGTCTCAGTGTCTTTCATAGCAAGACATGGTGGTGACCGCTTTTTATTAGATACAGTGCAGACAATGTATGCATCTTTGCAAGAGAACTCCAGCGTTATTGCAGGTCCCAAATCATCTAAAAAGACTATCAGCCCAGAAGAGTCAGCTGAAATTGCCAAAGAGAAG GGTAACCAAGCATTTAAAGAGAAGCAGTGGCAGAAAGCTATTGGCCTATACTCGGAAGCTATTAAGCTAAATGACAGCAATGGTACCTATTACAATAACAGAGCTGCTGCATATCTTGAAATTGGGag CTTTCTTCAAGCCGAAGAAGACTGTACCAGAGCCATCACTCTCGACAAGAAG aatgTGAAAGCGTACTTACGGAGAGGGACCGCAAGGGAAATGCTAGGCGCTTACAAGGAAGCCATGGATG ACTTCAGACACGCACTAGTGTTGGAACCAAACAACAAGCGAGCGTCTCTATCAGCCGAGAGATTGCGAAAGCTATTCCAGTGA